Proteins encoded together in one Candidatus Xianfuyuplasma coldseepsis window:
- a CDS encoding helix-turn-helix domain-containing protein produces the protein MNINLQIHKKHSQVILGITLRYARLKANLSLRDLSELANISHTFIANIETGKVVANSETLRDLFAILHIEYRDDETLISEFTERYNRVFNNLYMDRLERTLDDISILEAEEEKYLNSIVIIDYSLLRFLHAAISDSMTSYLRQNLDLLKRVSSLLSEEQQQVKFLIFGIDAYNHGDYKRGYEMLLQARKIGNASIDPLINDYVIRCEVKMFMFMDAQQLADQTIDELEADINYMRAMKVRLSIAYSHMLLHKYDAVDLYLDKVCHYGTEFNELSLLDQCHSIRAVSYLLQKRYQDVERTVNLVVHDNPISLIVKMDVAAYQGNIDRVREMYQHAMQDVILVHHKRDQMFFTLVAHTLQAYVLEETVYVAKLEELIDFTKAHMDLELLMFAYDLLIVYYRQSRHYKQALELSEQARGIRSFGQLNS, from the coding sequence ATGAACATCAATTTACAAATCCATAAGAAACACTCGCAAGTAATCTTAGGAATCACATTGCGTTATGCACGATTAAAAGCCAATCTATCGTTGCGCGACCTCTCGGAATTGGCGAATATTTCACATACATTTATAGCCAATATTGAAACGGGAAAAGTCGTAGCCAACTCGGAAACGCTTCGTGATTTATTTGCGATTCTTCACATTGAATATCGTGATGATGAAACACTGATTTCGGAGTTTACTGAACGCTATAATCGTGTTTTTAACAACCTATATATGGATCGTTTAGAACGGACATTGGATGATATCTCAATCCTTGAGGCAGAAGAGGAAAAATATCTCAATTCCATCGTCATCATCGATTATTCATTGCTGCGATTCTTACATGCAGCAATTAGTGACTCGATGACGTCTTATTTACGTCAGAATTTAGATTTATTAAAGCGGGTTAGCTCCCTTCTTTCCGAGGAGCAACAACAAGTTAAATTCCTTATATTTGGGATTGATGCGTATAACCATGGGGATTATAAGCGCGGTTATGAGATGTTGTTACAAGCTCGAAAAATAGGGAATGCAAGTATTGATCCACTGATCAATGATTATGTTATTCGCTGTGAAGTAAAAATGTTTATGTTTATGGATGCGCAACAATTAGCGGATCAAACCATTGATGAGTTAGAAGCGGATATCAATTATATGCGAGCGATGAAAGTCCGATTATCGATCGCCTATTCTCACATGTTGCTTCATAAGTATGATGCTGTTGATTTGTATTTGGATAAAGTGTGTCATTATGGAACGGAGTTCAATGAGCTATCACTGCTCGATCAATGCCACAGTATTCGCGCGGTATCTTATTTATTGCAAAAACGATATCAAGATGTCGAACGAACCGTGAATCTCGTTGTGCATGATAATCCAATTAGTCTGATTGTAAAAATGGATGTAGCAGCGTATCAAGGGAATATTGATAGAGTTAGAGAAATGTATCAACATGCGATGCAGGATGTAATCCTAGTCCATCACAAACGTGATCAGATGTTCTTTACATTGGTTGCACATACATTGCAAGCATATGTCTTAGAAGAAACAGTGTATGTTGCAAAACTAGAAGAACTCATCGATTTTACAAAAGCGCATATGGATTTGGAACTGTTAATGTTCGCATATGATTTACTGATTGTGTACTATCGTCAAAGTCGACATTACAAACAAGCTTTAGAACTGAGTGAACAAGCACGTGGAATTCGTAGCTTTGGACAGTTAAATTCGTAA
- a CDS encoding ATP-binding protein: protein MKFKPANRIIVILAVLMLVVYTLMAFFVITQEFHHIDSTYNTNLLNITNIIATDEEIIAQLQGNQTTINQMVESYYDDVPLLSLIEIVSVDKIRYSHVEESLISSPYEQDDVNRALQGETYVLTDSSSLGESRKAFVPIVDDDTIIGAAIVEVLIEDINQVKLHTVLVYSSGFGVGFVISVVGLIWLSKRYISELLGFRPDEIALLYSENKSVIEQLNEALISIDKDYIITTINPMLKSMFHVSDDIVGLNVKDVFPYVDFQEIIERETHVLNKYKKIQDLKLLMNAFPLYQNNEVIGATAIFRTHLEVDSLIDQIKGYQQIAEALRSQKHEFQNKLHVVLGLIKMKDYQQAENYIMERVYTTNLASDYYTSRLKDDKVLALFVGKEIQSKEYNATLLLTSDSYLGKKHSPISSDDIVLVLGNLIDNSFEAYAARDIESKRIVVDIIEDDDMIKMTVIDQAGGIASEVLDKMFERGVSTKQGTSRGTGLSLVNEIVLLYQGSKNIKSSAKETKIEIILMKVTE from the coding sequence ATGAAATTTAAACCAGCTAATCGCATTATTGTTATTCTTGCCGTTTTAATGCTCGTCGTCTATACATTGATGGCATTTTTTGTAATTACCCAAGAATTTCATCACATTGATTCTACGTATAATACCAACTTGTTGAATATCACAAATATCATTGCCACAGACGAAGAGATTATCGCTCAATTACAAGGGAATCAAACTACAATCAATCAAATGGTAGAATCCTATTATGATGATGTTCCCTTGTTGTCATTGATTGAGATTGTCAGTGTGGATAAAATTCGATATTCCCATGTCGAGGAATCTTTGATTTCCTCACCGTATGAACAAGACGATGTCAATCGGGCCTTACAAGGAGAGACGTATGTATTAACCGATTCGTCTAGTTTAGGAGAGTCTCGCAAAGCATTTGTTCCGATTGTTGATGATGATACAATCATCGGGGCTGCTATTGTTGAAGTACTGATTGAGGATATTAACCAGGTTAAGTTACATACAGTACTCGTCTATTCATCCGGATTTGGTGTTGGCTTTGTGATATCGGTTGTCGGATTGATTTGGCTAAGTAAACGATATATTAGTGAACTTTTAGGATTCCGTCCTGATGAAATCGCCTTGTTGTATTCCGAAAACAAAAGCGTAATTGAACAATTAAATGAAGCATTGATATCAATTGATAAGGACTATATCATAACCACGATTAATCCGATGTTAAAGAGTATGTTTCATGTGTCCGATGATATTGTTGGGTTAAATGTAAAAGACGTGTTCCCGTATGTTGATTTTCAAGAGATTATCGAACGAGAAACCCACGTTCTGAATAAATATAAAAAAATTCAAGATTTGAAATTACTAATGAATGCCTTCCCGTTATATCAAAATAATGAAGTCATTGGGGCAACCGCAATTTTCCGTACTCATTTAGAGGTTGATTCGTTGATTGATCAAATAAAAGGATATCAACAAATTGCTGAGGCGTTACGGTCGCAAAAACATGAATTCCAAAATAAATTGCATGTTGTACTTGGTTTAATTAAGATGAAAGATTATCAACAAGCTGAAAACTACATTATGGAGCGGGTATATACGACCAATCTCGCGAGTGATTACTATACTTCACGCTTAAAAGATGATAAGGTGCTAGCGTTGTTTGTTGGAAAAGAGATCCAGTCGAAAGAGTATAATGCAACATTGTTGCTAACAAGTGATTCCTATCTCGGAAAGAAACATTCACCAATTAGCTCAGATGACATTGTCTTAGTCCTTGGGAATCTCATTGATAACTCGTTTGAAGCATATGCTGCACGGGATATTGAAAGTAAACGCATTGTTGTTGATATTATTGAAGACGATGACATGATAAAAATGACAGTAATTGATCAAGCCGGTGGTATTGCATCTGAGGTCCTAGATAAAATGTTTGAACGTGGTGTTAGTACTAAACAAGGAACAAGTCGGGGAACAGGACTTAGTCTTGTCAATGAAATTGTACTTCTATATCAAGGTTCTAAGAACATCAAGAGTAGTGCGAAAGAAACCAAAATTGAGATTATATTAATGAAGGTGACAGAATGA
- a CDS encoding response regulator yields MKLNILIVEDDPMVAHIHKHYLNELGSFNILETIDNGLEAFEYIKLNEASIDLVILDVQMPKLTGLEVLKLLREEGSTISVIPITAVNDNKTISEFLNLGVVDYLVKPFSQERFNQAVLRCELKYKMFTENGKLSQKEIDQMFSNGSDTALPKGLQESTLLYVTEALHKHKHRLLDVEEISEITNLSKVSLRKYLDYLSENGSIDKQMDYGTVGRPKYKYYIK; encoded by the coding sequence ATGAAACTAAATATTCTTATCGTAGAAGACGATCCGATGGTGGCTCATATTCATAAGCATTACTTAAATGAATTGGGTAGTTTTAATATTCTTGAAACGATTGATAATGGGTTGGAGGCGTTTGAGTATATAAAACTCAATGAAGCGTCTATTGATTTGGTGATTTTAGATGTGCAGATGCCGAAACTAACAGGACTTGAAGTGTTGAAATTGTTGCGTGAAGAAGGTAGCACCATCAGCGTGATACCAATTACCGCAGTAAATGATAATAAAACAATCAGTGAGTTTTTGAATCTGGGTGTTGTCGATTACTTGGTAAAACCATTTTCACAAGAGCGTTTTAACCAAGCGGTTTTACGCTGCGAGTTGAAATATAAAATGTTTACCGAAAATGGTAAGTTATCCCAAAAAGAAATCGATCAGATGTTTAGCAATGGTAGTGATACAGCACTACCAAAAGGGTTGCAAGAGAGTACGTTACTCTATGTTACCGAAGCATTGCATAAACACAAACATCGTTTATTGGATGTCGAGGAGATATCAGAGATTACGAATTTGAGTAAGGTATCGTTACGCAAGTATTTGGATTACCTTTCGGAAAACGGTTCAATCGATAAACAAATGGATTATGGTACAGTTGGTCGTCCGAAGTATAAATACTACATAAAATAG
- the tdh gene encoding L-threonine 3-dehydrogenase, with protein MTDELNGMMRVVVKDQPQQGLTLTTKPIPSELQPDEVLIRVTYTSICGTDHHIYEYDDWAKKRLKLPFTAGHEFCGEVVKIGTEVTRVKLGDIVSAETHIICGECQFCKSDNGHICENTKIIGVDTDGAFAEYVRIPAMNCFVNSPDKNPLHLSVQEPLGNAVHTMAHFPVEGKDVVIVGCGPIGLMGVNVAKAYKATKIIAVEVNEYRLGLAKKLGADVVINPLKEDVIQRVLEETEGRGVDVIGEFSGNKTAIEQSFKYLKRGGGLSMLGIPSKDIDVDVANDIVFKGIQIYGVVGRRIYETWHQVKELIDNDMLDLDTLITHTYPMSKIEEAMEIMGSGNCGKIIVDPRK; from the coding sequence ATGACAGATGAATTGAATGGCATGATGCGCGTGGTTGTCAAAGATCAACCACAACAAGGACTAACATTAACAACAAAGCCAATACCCTCAGAGTTGCAACCGGATGAGGTCTTGATTCGTGTTACATATACAAGTATATGTGGTACGGACCATCATATTTATGAGTACGATGATTGGGCCAAAAAACGATTAAAACTCCCCTTTACAGCTGGCCATGAATTTTGTGGTGAAGTTGTCAAAATTGGTACAGAGGTGACGCGTGTAAAACTCGGCGACATTGTTAGTGCGGAAACGCATATCATATGTGGTGAGTGTCAATTTTGTAAAAGTGATAATGGACACATATGTGAAAACACAAAAATCATTGGTGTCGATACCGATGGAGCCTTTGCGGAATATGTACGAATTCCAGCGATGAATTGCTTTGTCAACTCTCCAGATAAAAATCCACTGCATTTAAGTGTTCAAGAACCACTTGGAAATGCCGTGCATACTATGGCCCATTTTCCGGTTGAAGGAAAGGATGTTGTTATTGTTGGGTGTGGACCAATTGGGCTAATGGGTGTGAATGTTGCAAAGGCGTATAAAGCAACAAAAATCATCGCTGTCGAAGTGAATGAATATCGACTAGGTCTTGCGAAAAAACTTGGAGCGGATGTTGTAATTAATCCGCTGAAAGAAGATGTGATTCAACGCGTTTTAGAAGAAACCGAAGGGCGTGGAGTTGATGTCATTGGTGAGTTCAGTGGAAACAAGACGGCGATTGAACAGTCCTTTAAGTACTTAAAACGTGGTGGCGGATTAAGTATGCTCGGGATTCCATCAAAAGATATTGATGTTGATGTGGCGAATGATATCGTCTTTAAAGGAATTCAAATATATGGTGTTGTCGGTCGGCGAATTTATGAGACTTGGCATCAAGTGAAAGAGTTAATCGACAACGACATGCTCGATCTCGATACCTTGATTACACATACGTATCCGATGAGTAAAATCGAAGAAGCGATGGAGATTATGGGTAGTGGAAACTGCGGCAAAATAATTGTCGATCCAAGGAAGTGA
- a CDS encoding glycine C-acetyltransferase, translated as MNKHELTYLKEKIEQLKNDGVYRELPVNYGPCDNVINLNGHEVVNLSSNNYLGLANHPRVKQAAIDAVQKYGAGAGAVRTIVGNYDLIEQLEDLLAEFKHEDAVMCFQSGLNCNIGVIQAIVDRGDLIISDELNHASIIDGVRLSKADKAIFKHSDMNDLRRVLEEKRHNYKNVLIITDGVFSMDGDLAKLPDIVALAEEFDAMTYVDDAHGSGVLGESGRGSVDHFGLHGRVDFIIGTLSKAIGVVGGYVASKKETKTWLSHRARPLLFSTALPPAATAAAIESVKMLMESDEYTTKLWDNATYFKEKLGTLGFDTGHSETPITPVIIGNEAKTMAFSKALLEAGVYVSGIVFPTVPKGTGRLRVMISASHTKDNLDFAIAQFERVGKELNII; from the coding sequence ATGAACAAACATGAGTTAACATATTTAAAAGAGAAAATTGAACAACTGAAAAATGATGGAGTATATCGCGAATTACCAGTTAATTACGGACCGTGTGATAATGTGATTAACCTAAATGGACATGAGGTTGTAAACCTCTCAAGTAACAACTATTTGGGACTCGCAAATCATCCACGTGTAAAACAAGCAGCGATTGATGCGGTACAAAAATACGGTGCGGGAGCAGGGGCTGTTCGAACCATTGTCGGTAATTATGATTTAATTGAACAACTAGAAGATTTGTTGGCAGAGTTCAAACACGAAGATGCTGTAATGTGTTTTCAATCCGGCTTAAATTGTAATATTGGTGTGATTCAAGCGATTGTAGATCGTGGTGACTTGATTATTAGTGATGAGTTGAATCATGCATCGATTATTGATGGTGTACGGTTAAGTAAAGCAGATAAAGCGATATTTAAACATAGTGATATGAACGATTTACGTCGCGTTTTGGAGGAAAAACGACATAATTATAAGAACGTGTTAATTATTACCGATGGTGTCTTCAGTATGGACGGTGATTTGGCAAAACTACCAGACATTGTTGCACTTGCCGAAGAGTTCGATGCAATGACATATGTCGACGATGCTCATGGTAGTGGTGTTTTAGGTGAAAGTGGGCGAGGTAGTGTTGATCACTTTGGTTTGCATGGTCGCGTTGATTTCATTATCGGAACATTGAGTAAGGCGATTGGTGTTGTTGGTGGTTATGTAGCGTCCAAAAAAGAAACCAAAACATGGCTCAGTCATCGTGCGCGACCATTACTATTCAGTACTGCTCTTCCACCGGCTGCAACTGCTGCTGCTATCGAGAGTGTCAAGATGCTAATGGAAAGTGATGAATACACAACTAAACTGTGGGATAATGCAACATACTTCAAAGAAAAGCTTGGTACTCTAGGGTTTGATACAGGTCATAGTGAAACACCGATTACACCTGTAATCATAGGCAATGAAGCAAAAACAATGGCGTTCTCAAAAGCCTTGCTTGAAGCAGGTGTTTATGTATCAGGAATTGTGTTCCCAACAGTTCCGAAAGGTACGGGTCGATTACGTGTTATGATCAGTGCCTCCCATACAAAAGACAATTTAGACTTTGCGATTGCGCAGTTTGAACGAGTTGGAAAAGAACTGAACATCATTTAA
- a CDS encoding YwaF family protein, producing the protein MMILTAPIFGAKHIEGLIFVAILNVVLYFVFKKYVKDERRFMIIALILFYVFEVLKLGYLIIRDGSFPMNHIPLHLCSLPLYAFPIIVFVKKDYWLHHWAKAAGFGVVLIAGITALVMPVNIIGSNETWFSLEDNYLPFISFIYHGLMIFIPWYMVKAGYVSISRKSMLQAMYFTTIIMVIALIVNLIWDKDYMLLNTGNGSPLVFLRDIHQVVYTMSMIALGYIMIAITFGVTMAIVSRKK; encoded by the coding sequence ATGATGATATTGACCGCACCAATATTTGGTGCTAAGCACATTGAGGGATTGATTTTTGTTGCCATACTGAATGTTGTCTTATACTTTGTATTTAAGAAATATGTCAAAGATGAGCGACGATTCATGATTATTGCATTGATTTTGTTTTACGTATTTGAAGTGTTGAAATTAGGGTATTTGATTATTCGAGACGGATCGTTTCCAATGAATCATATTCCGCTTCATTTATGTAGTTTACCACTATATGCATTTCCGATAATTGTTTTTGTTAAAAAAGACTATTGGTTACATCACTGGGCAAAAGCAGCTGGGTTTGGTGTCGTACTGATTGCTGGAATTACTGCGCTTGTGATGCCGGTAAATATCATTGGAAGTAATGAAACATGGTTTAGCTTAGAGGATAACTATCTGCCATTTATCAGTTTTATTTACCATGGGTTAATGATTTTTATCCCCTGGTATATGGTGAAAGCGGGATATGTGTCGATCTCGAGAAAATCGATGCTTCAGGCGATGTATTTTACAACCATCATTATGGTGATTGCATTAATTGTGAATCTTATTTGGGATAAAGATTATATGCTCTTAAACACAGGTAATGGAAGTCCATTGGTGTTCTTGCGTGATATTCATCAGGTTGTTTACACGATGTCGATGATTGCACTTGGCTATATTATGATTGCAATCACGTTCGGTGTAACAATGGCGATTGTATCACGAAAGAAGTGA
- a CDS encoding HAD family hydrolase encodes MNTILFDLDGTLLPMDINHFLDLYFHNMGKHFYNWTDPKLLAKKVLQATEVMIQTNDGRTNEDIFMEHFDTLIEGDIDAYKEHFTTYYETLFANVQASTNQSKEMIEAVQILKEKGYTLVIATNPLFPYRANIHRINWAGLNPEWFTHITSFEENRYSKPYPEFFQEVLDKIGKQPEECMMVGNDVFDDLPAAKLGISTYLLTDCLINTHDLDNTADYTGSYKDFLAFVKQLPHV; translated from the coding sequence ATGAATACGATTTTGTTTGACCTTGATGGGACATTGCTCCCCATGGATATCAATCATTTTTTAGATTTGTATTTCCATAATATGGGAAAACATTTTTACAATTGGACCGATCCCAAACTATTAGCTAAGAAAGTCTTACAAGCGACCGAAGTCATGATTCAAACCAATGATGGCCGGACGAACGAAGATATTTTTATGGAACATTTTGATACTCTAATTGAAGGCGACATTGACGCGTATAAAGAGCATTTTACAACGTACTATGAAACCTTGTTTGCTAATGTACAAGCATCCACGAATCAATCAAAAGAAATGATTGAAGCCGTCCAAATATTGAAAGAAAAGGGCTATACACTAGTTATAGCGACCAATCCATTGTTTCCATATCGCGCGAATATTCATCGGATTAACTGGGCTGGATTAAACCCCGAGTGGTTTACCCACATTACATCATTTGAGGAAAATCGATACAGTAAACCATACCCCGAGTTTTTCCAAGAAGTACTGGATAAAATTGGGAAACAACCAGAAGAATGTATGATGGTTGGTAATGATGTCTTTGATGATTTACCAGCTGCGAAGCTAGGAATCTCTACCTATCTCTTGACCGATTGTTTGATTAACACGCATGACTTGGATAATACAGCAGACTACACGGGCTCTTATAAAGACTTTTTGGCCTTTGTAAAACAATTACCACACGTATAA